The Frigidibacter mobilis genome contains a region encoding:
- a CDS encoding virB8 family protein, producing the protein MTARELVEEELVYGALRREQLWRMIGISGAGFGVFGCLTAAAVALMVETPPPMVVPYDPATGLALPNATVETVSLAERPAVIEAQIYRYILDRETYNQLDNDLRVRRVLAQSTSAAEASMRATWTSGQENYPPTRYGAAAEMAVEIASITLIGDNRAQVRLRKRLTSPQGVQDGSFTATLMYEFRPERTRTIDDVWQNPFGFTVTQYAVRSDRSE; encoded by the coding sequence ATGACTGCGCGCGAACTCGTGGAAGAGGAACTTGTCTACGGTGCCCTGCGCCGGGAACAGCTTTGGCGGATGATCGGGATTTCTGGAGCAGGCTTTGGTGTATTCGGCTGTTTGACAGCTGCGGCTGTCGCGCTGATGGTCGAGACGCCGCCTCCCATGGTTGTCCCCTACGATCCCGCGACCGGGCTGGCGCTCCCCAATGCCACGGTTGAAACCGTGTCGCTCGCCGAACGCCCCGCCGTGATCGAAGCGCAAATCTACCGCTACATTCTCGACCGCGAAACCTACAACCAGCTCGACAATGACCTGCGCGTGCGCCGTGTGCTGGCGCAATCCACAAGTGCGGCCGAGGCCAGCATGCGCGCGACGTGGACATCGGGTCAGGAGAACTATCCGCCGACGCGTTACGGGGCTGCGGCCGAGATGGCAGTCGAGATCGCATCGATCACCCTTATTGGCGATAACCGCGCCCAGGTGCGGCTCAGAAAGCGCCTGACAAGCCCGCAAGGGGTACAGGATGGATCGTTCACTGCCACGTTGATGTACGAATTCCGGCCCGAGCGGACCCGCACGATCGACGATGTCTGGCAAAACCCTTTCGGTTTCACCGTTACCCAATATGCCGTCAGATCGGACCGTTCCGAATGA
- a CDS encoding TrbG/VirB9 family P-type conjugative transfer protein, translating to MTRIPIVTLLAASILAFAGTTSLAETTPRPGSHDNRVRVATWTEGQVYRVVTTLTRVTTVEFGEGEIIRSIIAGDTVGFQFDGVPGGRAFAIKPTASGVATNITVYTNRRSYYFHVVEARETPHYVVQFRYPENRVQPTRAVAADAPNANYAVSAREEFTPTAIWDDGTFTYFRFARNAPVPAIFRYSNGRERAVNSQALSDGVIRVSGVNRQWVLRLGEEVICVQDAGQATS from the coding sequence ATGACTCGCATTCCAATCGTTACCCTGTTGGCCGCCAGTATTCTCGCGTTCGCGGGGACAACTTCCTTGGCCGAGACCACGCCGCGCCCTGGATCACACGACAATCGCGTGCGCGTGGCGACCTGGACTGAAGGCCAAGTCTACCGCGTCGTCACGACTCTAACCCGCGTCACCACAGTCGAATTCGGTGAGGGTGAAATCATCCGCTCGATCATCGCCGGCGATACGGTCGGGTTTCAATTCGACGGTGTCCCGGGTGGCCGTGCCTTCGCCATCAAACCGACAGCATCTGGCGTCGCCACCAACATCACCGTCTACACCAACCGCCGATCCTACTACTTCCATGTCGTCGAAGCCCGGGAGACGCCGCATTATGTCGTGCAGTTCCGCTATCCTGAAAACCGCGTGCAACCCACCAGGGCGGTTGCGGCCGATGCGCCGAACGCGAACTATGCGGTCAGTGCCCGAGAAGAGTTCACGCCGACGGCCATCTGGGATGATGGTACCTTCACGTATTTCCGGTTCGCACGGAATGCGCCGGTGCCCGCCATCTTCCGATATTCGAACGGCAGGGAACGCGCGGTGAACAGCCAGGCCTTGAGTGACGGCGTCATCCGCGTGTCCGGCGTCAACCGACAATGGGTCCTTCGCCTTGGCGAAGAGGTGATTTGCGTCCAGGACGCAGGACAGGCCACATCATGA
- a CDS encoding TrbI/VirB10 family protein, producing MTEGTEDLAARLAALEGSTGKAKANKRPAPLAAILGVVGIAAAGGLAWAALQPSAEAPMATAAPEEFQSSGPGFGDLAPISTPEPSQAPPADTGPSESELALMESLATLRAELEELRARPAEAADSGAEQAIADLTAQIATLQEASAEAQRALERQLTERDRELDQLRMDLELARLAPPEPTSLGPSEEELRLAELERRRAAEAEARAERIASPMIAFSGMGAGADRENTLEAARLNADEAFVRSGAQPAQVTRAEVIANPSNTVVQGTMIQAVTETALDSTLPGAIRAIVSEDVHSFDGTRILIPRGARLIGRYRSDVALAQSRVMVAWDRIILPDNQTVQISAFGGDELGRTGTTGFVDTRFAQRFGSAALISLIGALPAAAAGQIDSEAAADVASDVGTDLRDSTQSVMQDYLAIRPVIHVDQGTRITVMVDRDLEIF from the coding sequence ATGACCGAAGGTACGGAAGACCTCGCCGCGCGCCTCGCGGCTCTCGAAGGTTCGACAGGCAAAGCGAAGGCAAACAAGCGGCCTGCACCGCTAGCCGCGATCCTTGGAGTCGTCGGCATCGCCGCAGCAGGTGGTCTGGCGTGGGCTGCCCTACAGCCGTCGGCAGAAGCACCAATGGCGACCGCCGCGCCGGAGGAGTTCCAGAGCAGCGGCCCCGGATTCGGCGATCTGGCGCCGATTTCTACCCCGGAGCCCAGCCAAGCCCCGCCTGCGGACACAGGTCCGAGCGAGTCTGAACTCGCGCTGATGGAAAGTCTTGCGACATTGAGAGCGGAACTCGAGGAACTGCGCGCAAGACCGGCCGAGGCCGCGGACAGCGGGGCGGAGCAGGCGATTGCGGACCTGACGGCGCAAATTGCCACCTTGCAGGAAGCATCCGCCGAGGCGCAGCGTGCCCTCGAGCGGCAGCTGACAGAGCGGGATCGCGAATTGGATCAGCTCCGCATGGACTTGGAACTTGCGCGGCTTGCACCACCAGAGCCGACCTCATTGGGACCAAGTGAAGAAGAATTGCGGCTGGCCGAACTCGAAAGGCGGCGCGCAGCCGAAGCCGAGGCCCGCGCAGAGCGTATCGCGTCTCCTATGATCGCCTTCTCCGGGATGGGCGCAGGTGCGGATAGGGAGAATACGCTGGAAGCCGCACGTCTGAATGCAGATGAAGCCTTTGTTCGTTCGGGCGCGCAACCAGCACAGGTGACACGTGCCGAAGTGATCGCGAACCCATCGAACACGGTTGTTCAGGGCACCATGATTCAGGCTGTGACAGAGACGGCCCTCGACAGCACACTGCCCGGCGCGATCCGCGCCATCGTCTCGGAAGACGTCCATTCTTTCGATGGAACGCGTATCCTGATCCCGCGCGGCGCGCGGCTGATCGGGCGCTACCGCTCCGATGTCGCACTTGCCCAATCGCGCGTCATGGTGGCATGGGATCGGATCATCTTGCCCGATAATCAGACTGTGCAGATCAGCGCCTTCGGTGGAGACGAACTCGGCCGTACTGGCACCACCGGGTTTGTCGACACCCGTTTCGCGCAACGCTTCGGCTCCGCCGCGCTGATCTCCTTGATCGGCGCCTTGCCTGCGGCTGCAGCGGGTCAAATCGACAGCGAGGCGGCGGCCGATGTTGCGAGTGATGTCGGCACCGACCTGCGCGATAGCACGCAAAGCGTGATGCAGGACTATCTGGCGATCCGGCCAGTGATACATGTCGATCAGGGTACACGGATCACGGTCATGGTTGATCGTGACCTCGAGATTTTCTGA
- a CDS encoding ATPase, T2SS/T4P/T4SS family translates to MAASYLEASLDRFGPEVLRDDTIEICINPDGQVWGEFQGDHFMRGLGSPLSQTEIKDLGNQIASAASTTLSTKKPIVSVSILYRDRPIRAQVIQPPAVEGGFSISLRFFSSLPLEAIRLGFLYGKERSLEGLRRERNAALRNVVASGDIDAALRFCVENKLNMIVSGGTSTGKTVAARKILSLIPSEERLITIEEAAELRPEQPNAVTLIADRDTDARSADVLLASTLRMRPDRIVLGEVRGREAMTFLEAINTGHGGSLTTLHAETPQLAVRRLAIAALKTDVPMTYADMIDYIEGSIDVIIQAGRHEGARGITEFFLPGQTTDLNLDTVDGRGNKSPSVAAE, encoded by the coding sequence ATGGCTGCAAGTTATCTGGAAGCGTCGCTCGACCGTTTCGGCCCCGAGGTCCTGCGCGACGACACGATCGAGATCTGCATCAATCCCGACGGACAAGTCTGGGGCGAATTCCAGGGCGATCACTTCATGCGAGGTCTCGGCAGCCCGCTGAGCCAGACCGAGATCAAGGACCTCGGCAACCAGATCGCCTCGGCCGCCTCGACGACGCTCAGCACGAAGAAGCCCATTGTCTCGGTCTCGATCCTATATCGAGATCGCCCGATCCGCGCGCAGGTGATCCAGCCGCCGGCAGTCGAGGGCGGGTTTTCAATATCGTTGCGGTTCTTCTCCTCCCTGCCGCTGGAGGCAATCCGGCTCGGCTTCCTCTATGGAAAGGAGCGCAGCCTCGAAGGTCTGCGGCGCGAACGAAACGCCGCGCTGCGCAATGTGGTTGCCTCCGGCGACATCGACGCCGCGCTGCGCTTCTGCGTCGAGAACAAGCTCAACATGATCGTTTCGGGCGGTACATCGACCGGCAAGACGGTCGCGGCGCGCAAGATCCTTTCGCTGATTCCGTCCGAAGAGCGGCTCATCACCATCGAGGAGGCGGCCGAGCTGCGCCCCGAGCAGCCCAATGCCGTGACGTTGATCGCGGACCGGGACACGGATGCCCGCAGTGCCGATGTGCTCTTGGCCTCAACGCTTCGCATGCGACCCGACCGGATCGTCCTGGGCGAAGTCCGCGGTCGCGAGGCGATGACGTTTCTCGAGGCAATCAACACCGGCCACGGTGGATCGCTGACTACGCTGCATGCCGAGACCCCACAACTTGCTGTTCGCCGCCTCGCCATCGCCGCCCTGAAAACCGATGTGCCGATGACCTATGCCGACATGATCGATTACATTGAGGGCTCGATTGACGTGATCATTCAGGCAGGCCGCCATGAAGGCGCGCGCGGGATCACCGAGTTCTTTCTCCCGGGTCAAACCACAGATTTGAACCTCGACACGGTCGACGGCAGAGGCAACAAGAGCCCCTCCGTTGCCGCTGAGTAA
- a CDS encoding type IV secretion system protein: MGVVSWMVGTADAFLVDAAESQFGAVASNTGTIVLLMVTLSLIGVCINMAFQFRSMDGASFFWHLIKLTLIGLFAFNWANFNAVANAVIGGLDYVAGALVSSVGGGGAGATHFAGEFDILIEKFSQYLNAIGSNLNWMTGAILGGIGLILLSLLGFMTGIVLIFAKMMLTLMLGLAPIMIALSLFDATKDFFHRWVSTTVSYAFYPIVIAAMFSTVVGMANSLLAQLGDPNSATNIGSLVPFFVMVFLAKGFVAATPLIVRGISGNLMVAAAPAIVSGSAGVLRGLANTSGVQGRARIGALTTGEAIGRGTVQAPAAVKSAAAKASAQVVRIAERAKRLGR, translated from the coding sequence ATGGGCGTCGTCAGCTGGATGGTCGGAACGGCAGACGCGTTCCTTGTCGATGCGGCTGAGTCCCAGTTCGGGGCCGTGGCAAGCAATACCGGCACGATCGTCCTGCTGATGGTCACGCTTTCGCTAATCGGCGTCTGCATCAACATGGCATTCCAGTTCCGCAGCATGGATGGGGCCAGCTTCTTCTGGCACCTGATCAAGCTGACCCTTATCGGTCTGTTCGCCTTCAATTGGGCAAACTTCAATGCAGTAGCAAACGCAGTCATTGGAGGCTTGGACTACGTCGCTGGCGCACTGGTGTCTTCGGTTGGCGGCGGAGGAGCCGGAGCCACACACTTTGCCGGAGAATTCGACATCCTGATCGAAAAATTCAGCCAGTACCTGAATGCCATCGGCAGCAACCTGAACTGGATGACGGGCGCGATCCTAGGCGGCATCGGGCTTATTCTTTTGAGCCTCCTTGGCTTCATGACCGGCATCGTCCTCATATTCGCCAAGATGATGCTGACCCTCATGCTCGGCCTTGCTCCGATCATGATCGCATTGTCGCTCTTCGACGCGACCAAAGATTTCTTCCATAGGTGGGTCTCGACGACGGTCAGCTATGCCTTCTACCCCATCGTCATCGCAGCCATGTTTTCGACCGTCGTCGGCATGGCGAATTCGCTTCTCGCGCAGCTCGGTGATCCGAATTCGGCAACCAACATCGGATCGCTCGTGCCGTTCTTCGTCATGGTTTTCCTGGCCAAGGGGTTTGTGGCAGCAACACCCCTGATCGTTCGCGGCATCTCGGGAAACCTAATGGTTGCGGCGGCACCAGCGATCGTCAGCGGGTCCGCCGGGGTGCTACGAGGGCTGGCTAACACATCTGGTGTCCAGGGCAGGGCGCGGATCGGGGCGCTCACGACAGGTGAGGCAATTGGACGTGGGACTGTGCAGGCTCCTGCCGCGGTAAAGAGCGCTGCGGCGAAGGCGAGTGCGCAGGTGGTCAGGATAGCGGAGAGGGCAAAGCGATTGGGAAGATAG